A region of the Flavobacteriaceae bacterium MAR_2010_188 genome:
TTACTGCGGTCGGTACAGACGCTATTAAACGTTGGCTGCGACCTGTAAGTTTTCAGCATTGGCCAAATGATATGCTGCCAGCTGAACTAAAAAATGAAAATCCGCTCAACATTTCCAGAAAAATAAATGGAAAGCAAACAGAGGATAAAATCTAGAAGATATTATTGGGAATGTTTGACTAATCCAACCAAAATGAAACTTTCAAAATTATGTATCGTCCTTTTTATTCTTGTCAATATTAGTTGTCAAAACGAAGAGGGAAAGACTAAGGATTCCGATAATCTAAAGTCGATTATTGATGAATATCAAGACTACGAAGGTTATGATAAAGCGAAGTATCCTTTAGGGCTTTATACTGAAGAATATTACAGTGCGCAGGCCGACTTTGCCCAAAGTCATTTAGAAAAACTCAATAAGATTGAGGTTAAGGATTTATCAGATAGTGAAAAGATCTCGGTTGAACTTTTGAAGTTTGAGCTTCAAGATAACATAGATTATTTCAAATTTAAGAGATTTTTGAACCCACTTTTGTCGGATTCTGGTTTTCATAGTAGTCTTAATTACGAAGTTAGGCCCTTCTCTAACTACAAAGACGTAAAGAATTATTTGAATAAATTGAATGCTATTCCCGTAATGGTGGACCAGCATTTCGTTAATCTTAGAAAAGGTTTGGATGAAGGTCTTTCTCAGCCTTTAGTGATTTTTAGAGGTTATGAATCTACCTATAACGACCATATAGTTGATAGTTTTGAAAACAGTTATTTCTATTCTCCTTTTAAAAATTTACCAGATGATTTAAGTGATAAAGAACGAGATTCGGTTCTCTTAGCCGCTAAAAATGCAATCGACCAAAACGTAACTCCACAGTTTGTAAGAATTAAGGATTTTTTTGAAAGTGAATACTATCCAAAAACGAGAACAACCCTAGGAGTTTCAGAAACTCAGGGTGGAAAGGAATATTACCAGAACAGAATAAATTATTATACAACAAGTACAGATTATACTGCGGATAAAATTCACCAAATTGGCCTAGATGAAGTAGCAAGGATTAAGTCAGAAATGGAAAAAATCATTGCTGAGCTAGGCTACAAAGGCAGTTTTGAAGATTTCTTTAAATTTTTGAGAACAGATAAACAATTCTACGCCAAAACTCCCAAGGAACTTTTAATGTTGGCTAGGGACATTGCTAAAAGAGTAGATGCTCAATTGCCTAAGTACTTTAAGACTCTACCAAGAAAACCTTACGGTGTTGCTCCTGTACCGGATGCAATTGCGCCTAAATATACTGGCGGGCGTTACGTAGGGACTTCGGCCAACAGTACCGAGCCAGGCTATTACTGGGTTAACACTTATGATTTGCCAAGTAGAACCCTTTATACCCTACCTGCATTAACGGTGCACGAAGCGGTACCTGGTCACCATTTACAAGGTTCACTAAATAACGAACTAGGAGACAAAATCCCGAAGTTTAGAAGAAACCTTTATCTCTCGGCTTACGGAGAAGGATGGGGCCTTTATTGCGAATATCTCGCAGATGATATGGGCATGTATACGACGCCTTATGAGAAATTTGGCCAACTTACCTACGAAATGTGGCGCGCATGTAGATTAGTTGTAGATACAGGAATCCACGCCAAAGGATGGACCCGCGAACAAGTTGTAGATTATATGACCGCAAATACAGCGCTATCATTACATGAAATCAATACTGAAACCGACCGTTATATTTCTTGGCCGGGACAGGCACTTTCCTATAAAATCGGAGAACTTAAGATTAGGGAATTACGTAAAAAGGCCGAAAAAGAGTTAGATACAAATTTCAATATAAGAGAGTTTCATGAAGTTGTGTTGGGCGAAGGAACGGTTACCCTTTCAATCTTAGAAAAACGGGTAAATGATTATATTGAGAAAGCTTTAAACAAAGCTAAGAAGTAATTTCCTCCTTGAGCCTGCCAATCCATTCAGGCGGGGAGGGTTAGGGAGGTGTTGAAAAAATGGCCAATAAAATAATTCCATACAAATCAGATTTAAGAGAAAGAGCACGACAATTGCGGAAAACGGCTACCAAAACTGAACTTTTGTTGTGGAATAAATTGAGAAAGCGGCAACTGGGTGAACAATTCCATCGGCAAGTACCTATGCTAGACTATATAGTAGATTTTTATTGTCATGAAATTGGTTTGGCAATAGAAATTGAGGGGAGTAGTCATAATGAAAAGTTTCTCTACGATTCTAACCGACAAAACCGTTTAGAAGAATAAGGGGTGCATTTTCTGAGATTCTCTGATAAAGAAGTGATGAACGCGTTGTCTAAAGTGATTATAGAAATAAAAGATAAAATCAAGGAATCTAATGACTGAACGGATTTTCCAAACTACAATAATTAAAAACACCCTCCCAACCTCCCTCAAGGGAGGGGCTAAAATTTTTCTTCAAATAATAAAATAGAAATGACATCCACCTTTATATGCATAGATGCCCATACTTGCGGTAATCCAGTAAGATTGGTTGTAGAAGGGGGTCCCCAATTAATTGGGGACGACATGAGCGCAAAACGTCAACACTTTATAAAAGAATTCGACTGGATTAGAAAAGGATTGATGTTTGAGCCTCGAGGACACGATATGATGAGCGGCAGTATTCTTTATCCACCCCATGACCAAGCCAATGACTTCGCGGTTTTATTTATAGAAACATCGGGCTGTCTCCCAATGTGTGGGCATGGAACTATCGGTACAATAACCATCGCCATTCAAGAGGGATTGGTTAAACCGAAAACTCCTGGCAAAATAAGAATGGAAGCGCCAGCCGGTTTAATTGAAATTGAATATAAACAAACAGAAAACAAAGTAGATTGGGTAAAACTTACCAATGTAAAAAGTTATTTGGCAGCGAAAGACCTGGAGATTGATTGTCCTGAACTGGGGACTCTGCGCTTCGATGTTTCATACGGTGGGAATTTTTATGCCATCGTTGATCAACAGGAAAACTTCTCTGGAATTCAGGATTTTTCAGCTGCAGAAATCATTAACTTTTCACAAATTCTAAGGCAGAAAATCAATCAGAAATACCCAAATAAATTCATTCATCCAGAAAATAGCACCATCAAGGATGTTTCGCATATGTTATGGACAGGAAATGTAATCGATGCTGAATCAAATGGAAGAAATGCCGTTTTTTACGGCGATAAGGCGATTGATCGTTCTCCTTGTGGTACCGGTACTTCTGCACGATTAGCCCAGCTTCACGCTCGTGGAAAATTAAAAAAAGGAGAAGAATACATTCACGAAAGTATAATTGGTAGTAAATTTATTGGAATGATTGAAGCTGAAACCAAAATAGGTAATTTCGATGCGATTATACCAAGTGTTAAAGGTTGGGCTAAGATTTATGGAAACAATACAATTACGATTGATACAGATGACCCATATGCTTTTGGGTTTCAAGTAATCTGATATATTAGAATGAGCAAAAAAATTGTCATAATCGGCGGGGGTATCATTGGATTGTGCTCCGCATATCATTTGTCTAAAGCTGGGCACGAAGTGGTGGTTGTGGATCAATCTAACATGGATGGTGGCGCCTCTTACGTCAATGCGGGCTATCTTTCCCCTAGTCATATCATTCCTCTTTCTGCGCCTGGGGTTATGGCCAAAGGAATTAAGTGGATGATGAATCCGGCCAGTCCTTTATATATAAAACCACGCCTAGACAAGGAATTCTTAAAATGGACTTGGGCATTCAATAAATCTTGCAACGCTGATCATGTACAAAAATCTGCTCCAGTCATTCGGGACATTTCTGTTCTGAGTCAAGAACTATACCAAGAAATTGATAAGCAAGAAAATTTTAATACGCATTACGTAAAAAAAGGTTTGATGATGCTATGCCAAACCGAAAAGGCGATGGAGTCAGAGATTGCGATGGGTGATTTAGCGAGTTCCCTCAACTTGGAAAATAGAGTGATTGACAAAAAAGGAATTTCCGAAGTAGAACCTAATGTAGAAATCGATGCCATTGGAGCAGTTTATTACGTCTGTGACCACCATACCACGCCTTCTGAGTTTATGGCATCCCTAAAACAAAATCTAATTGACAAGGGCGTAACTATTTTTAAAAATGAAAAGGTCTTAGATATCAGTAAAAAGGGAAATAGTATTGAATCAATTACCACCGATAAGCAAACTTTGGTAGCAGACGAATTTGTTCTTTCTGCAGGGTCATGGAGCGGTGAATGGAACCGAAAACTCGGCACTAACATTTTAATGCAGGCTGGTAAAGGGTATCGGATTAACTCAGAATCTGCAACAGGTATTACGGTACCTGCAATTCTTTCTGAAGCAAAGGCAGCAATAACTCCAATGCATGGTTTTACAAGATTTGCTGGCACCATGGAAATAGCGGGAATCAATACCAACATTAATAAAATAAGGGTTGAAGCTATCGCGAATGCGGTAAAAAGATATTATCCCAGTGTGTCGATAACGGAAGAGGAAAAAGACAATGCTGCCTGTGGTTTGCGTCCTGTAACACCAGATGGATTGCCATATATCGGTAAATCATCTAAGATTAATAATATGGTTTTTGCAGCCGGTCATGCCATGATGGGCTGGAGTATGGCAACTGCTACAGGGCTATTGGTATCTCAAATTATAGACAATCAAAAAACCTCGATGCCAATAAAATCATTTAGTCCAGATCGCTCATTTTGAGCCTTTTCTGGTAGCTGTTCGTCGGTAATTTCTGCACAGATAAATTAAATGACTAACTATCAATTCCTTTTGTCGAATATTAAATTTTATATCAGATTAAAATTAGATATTGTTCTGACTATCAACAAATAGTAAAAGCATTATAATTCCCCCAAAATCTGAAACTATGAATATAAAAATTACCAGCTACAACAATTTCTGCAATGTTAAAGGTGTCTTGGATAAAGATACCGTCAAACTATTTTTAAGTGAACTTTACAGTGTTGTTACCCAAGTAAATTCTCTAACCCTTAGTTTTGAAGGTCTAGAAAGCATTGACCGAGAAGGAATTAAGGCTCTAGCTCAGCTCCATAATGAATTTGTGAGACAGCAAAAGCAATTCTCTGTAATCGGTTTAGGTTCAGATGAAATTTACGCCCACTTTAAGTCTAAAAACGCAGCCTGATTTTTTAACGAGCGAATTGAGTAATTAGCGAATTAGCGAATTTGATTATGCTCAAATTACCTATAATCTGTCACCCTGAACTCGTTTTAGGGTCTAATGAGTTAATCCTTCATTTGAGTTGCTGAAACAAGAAGACAGGCATTAGCAAGGTTGAATTTATAAATAAATTGGTTCTGCGTTTTCTGAGATGCTGAAACAAGTTCAGCATGACAACCAGCTACTTTTAAAATTTCGTCTACTTGTCAACCTAAATTATTTCAGGGTTTTAATCTAGTCAAGTTTTAATAAAGATGCTGAAACAAGCCTGCCTGCCGTTAGGAAAATTCAGCATGACAACTCACTGGTTTTTAATTTCGTCTACTTGTCAACCTAAATTATTTCAGGGTTTTAATCTAGTCAAGATTTAATAAAGATGCTGAAACAAGCCTGCCTGCCGTTAGGAAGGTTCAGGATGACAACTCACTATTTTTAAATTAGGTCTACTGGTCACCCTGAACTCGTTTCAGGGTCTAATGAGTTACTCCTTCATCTGAGTTGCTTAAACAAGCCTACATGCCGTTAGGAAGGTTCAGCATAACAAAGAACCAACAACCAACAACTAACTACCAACAACCAACAACTAGGCACACATATCTGCAATGATTTTCCATTGGCCGTCTATTTTTTTGAAAATAAGCATAAAGACACCGTTTGCATCTCCCGCTTTTCTATCTAGATTAAATTTGCCCATCACGTAGTATGAATCCTCACTGATTCTAGAGATATTCTCTATATCGAACTTCAGGGTTCCGGTGAAATCTTTATTTGGATAGCGAACTTTGTAGTTTTCTAATACTTTATTCCATCCTCTGGTCAGTCCATTGCTGCCGTAAAATTTTAATTCATCACTCTTCCAATAACCTTGCATAAAGCCATTGATGTCACTATCATTCCATTCTCTTACTTGCGTGTCCAAAACATTTTCAATAGCTCTCGTGTCGTTCTTGTTTTCGAGCTTGGAAGAGCCACAAGACAACATAAAACTTGATATTAGAAATGCAATTAATAAATTTTTCATTTTATAGATTTTTAATTTTCATATAATCCTCTTTTAGGATTTGGCTTAAAGATATTAGTAATTCTTCAGCATTCCTGACCGTAAAAGTTAAAGGAGGCTTAATTTTTAGAACATTGTGTTCCTTTCCATCACTGCTCATTAAGATTCCCAAATCTTTCATCCGATTAATTAGATAATCTGTTTGTAGAGGAAGCGCATTCATATTTTCATCAACAAACTCAATTCCTAAAAACAATCCTTGACCTCTTACATCACCAATTATCGGAAACTCTTTGGAAAGCTTTTTTAATTCATCTTTTAGAAAATCCCCCACTATTCTCGCATTTTCTTGAAGGTTTTCATCCTTCACTGTTCTTAAAACTTCCGTCGCAATTCTGCAAGAAACCGGATTGCCACCAAAAGTGTTGAAATATTCCATACCGTTGGCGAACCTTTCCGCAACTTCATTGGTGCATACGACTGCAGCAACAGGATGACCATTTCCCAACGGTTTTCCTATAGTAATAATGTCGGGTATAACATTATATAGTTGAAAGCCCCAAAACGTTTTGCCCATACGACCGCAGCCGGTCTGCACTTCATCAGAAATACAAAGTCCACCGGCATCTCTCACCAATTTGTAGATTGATTTTAAGAAGCCCTCTGGAAGTTCAATCTGTCCGCCACAACTTATTATCGGCTCAATAATTAAACCGCCAACTTTTTCACCGCTGGCCTGAATTTTATTAATCATCTTCTCAACCTCTTCAATATAATTTTGGACTGCGTTTTCTCCGCGATATTTTCCTCTAAAAGTGTCAGGTAAAGGAAAAACATGGGTAGAATGATTTGCTCCTTTTCCGCCTTTGCCTTCAAATTTATAAGATGATATGGTTATAGAACCATTGGTGTTTCCGTGATATCCCACTTCAGAAACTATCATTTCTTGCGAATTGGTATAAGTGTTGACCATCCTCAAAGCGAGTTCTGTCGCTTCGCTACCCGAGTTCACAAAATGAAAAACTGAAAGTTCTGCGGGTAATGTTTCAGCCAGTTCTTTTGCCAATTCTGTAATATTCCTATTAAGGTAACGGGTATTGGTATTTAAGAGCGCCATTTGTTCTTGTCCAGCTTTTACAACTCTATAATTTTCATGTCCCACGTGGGCGACATTGTTCACCGTATCTAAATATTTTCTGCCGACTTCGTCTATGAGATATTGATTGGACCCTCGCACAATATTTAAAGGATTTTTATATTGAAGACTTAGACTTTTCCCAAGATGATTCTTCCGATACTCATAAATTCCCTCTGAAGTTTTATGAACGACATTGTTTAATTCCGAATTTTTAAATAGAAGATTGGAATCTGGGATAATACTTTTCCAGACCTTTAATTGTTTCGGATAAACCACACCAGGATAATCGATAGTATAATCTAGCATAGATAACATCACCTGAAAATGAAGGTGAGGAGACCAGTTTCCATTTTCAGGATAATTACCTAATTCTGTGATTTTCTCTCCTTTTTTTATGAAATCACCGATGGAATGTTGGGTAGCGGTTTGTGGAATATTGTGAGCGTAAAGAGAATAAAATTCAAAATCGTTAAGCTTGTGTTTCAATATCACTAAACCTCCATATTCCTTATTGCCTTGATCATTAACTGCGGTGACGACTTCCCCATCCCAAATGGCATGGATTGCCGTATTCGCAGGAAACCAAAAATCGATTCCCATATGGATAGTCCTACTTTCAATTCCGGAGTTTCCTAATTTATCGTAGGCAGAAGAGCTATAAATAGCACGGGGCTCACAATAGCCACCGGCGATAATCTTTTCGGGATGCTGTTTTTGAAGACGATTTATTTTAAAATCAAATAGTTCCAGATCATCTAATTCTTGTTGATGCCCAGCCCAGCTACTACCAACGCCTAAGTCTAGATGAAAGATTTTATTGCTAGGAGCAGATGGGATAAGATCAGTAAGCTTTAAATCCTGTTTATATGCCCAACTTTTGAACTTTTCTTCATCGGGATGAGCAGAAAAATTACAGGCTTCCCTAAAACTATAATGGGCAAAATCTGCACTCACAGCTCTCCATTTCTTGAGCAAATTCCAAGCTGATTTTTCACTGATGAGTAAATAGGTGTTATCTGGTTCTTCTTTCTTATTAATCGCCGATTTGGTAACAGAAATCACCAATCTCATCGCAATAGCAGAATATAGATGAGCAAGTTCTACCTCTTTTAATTTGAAAGATTCATTAAAACCGCGAACAATTGGTAAACATGCATCTAACGGGTCATTAAAATCCATGATTGCGTAGGCGCAAGTAACCGCCAATTCATTGATGGATTGGGTGAAAATGGCATCTCCAAAATCTATGATTGCTTCAACTTTAGGATTTAGTAAATCAGGGGAAACTATAATATTGTTATCGTTAGCATCATTATGAATAATCGATTTTCGAAGAGTGGAAAATTCAACCAAATTATCTTCAAATTCATTATGAAAATATTCAAGAATTCCTCTTTCTTCTTGATTAAAAAGGGGAAGAAATTCTTTGGTCCATAAAGACTGAGCGATGTCCCAAGGAAATTCTCTTTCAGCAAAATCGTGATTAAAATCTTTTAATAGATACGCAAGCCTTCCGCTGAATATTCCCAGACTAAATCGTAAATCCTCAGATTTTGGATTTACCGAACTCCATAAGCGCCCATCGATAAAGTTTAGTGCTCTAATCTGCCTTTCACGGCCAGCACTATCTTTATGGTATGAACTGTAGTTTCCGGATTTATCTTTGAGCAATGTCGGGATGTGCAAACCTGAATCTTGATCTTTCAAAAATGTCAGCATTTTTTCCTGAAAATCTAGATATCGTAAATCTGCATTGGGACGAGATATCTTCAAGACATATTTAGATTCATAGGCAGCTACTATCTTAAAGTTGAAATCTATTTCACCTGCGAGCTTTGTTGCTTTTCCTCGTAGGCCGTAATGATTGAAAAATATCTCCTCGGCTTCATCGGGAGAAATAGAAATATGCTGAAAATCCATTAGATTAATCTTGATTAGAAGTATAAAAATAGAGGAAATGCTTGCATAAAATAGGAAGACCTCCTAAATATTCAATTTTTAGGAGGTCTCATTTATTTTTGATTTTGAATGATTGTTTACAAAATCTTCACTTGCTTTTCGTAGAATGATTCTTGTTGTTTTTTCATGAGTTCACGAGAAACCTTCATCTTATAAGCATAAAGTTCTTCCTCTTCAGCAATCGCGCCATAAACTCTTTCATTAAGGGCGAAATCAGTTTGAACAATCGCTTTTCTTTGATTGGCGTTCTGCATGGCCCAAGCCTTCACGACGTCTTCAGCTTCAAAGAATTTTATGTCATATTCACCTTTTGGCGACAATAGTTTTGCAAAAATCGGAGATGTTTCAATAGCTAGAAATAATAAAAAGATAAAGAAAGATGGTAACCAAGGCAGTTCTCCCAGGGCGTTTACTCTCGCCATTAGTCCATCAAAACCATCAATGATAGGTTGGGTGCTTGCAACTTTATCGGTGTATTCTAGTTGCAACGCAGTAATTTCCTCTTCGATTGCAGAAATCTTTTCAGAATTTGTAACCTTTAGAGTTGTGAGCTCGGCCAAGGCAGCATCGTGCTTATCGCGTTTTTCTTTATAAACCGGGCCTTTACCCAAACGATTGGTACCTGCAGTTCCTTCTGCTTCCGAAATATAGGTTGCATAAAGAGCATTTACTTCACTTTCTTTAGTGGTGACTTCATTTTCTAAACTGCTGATATCATTTTCTAAAGCCTGAATATTCGGCGCATATTGTAGAGCGATTTGGTCTTTATTTGCGAGGGTAAGTTCATTTTTTTGTTCTAATAGGACTTGATTGATTTCCTTTTCAAAAATCTTTAGTTCTAATGGCTTAGAAATCACTACTGCGATTATTAAAGCTAAAATCAGTCGCGGTGAAGCTTGAATCAATTCATCGAAAAAACTATCGCGTTTTTTAATGGTAGAGACAATAAACCTATCTAGGTTAAAGATTAAAAGTCCCCAAACCAGGCCGAAAAACGTGGCGGCAAAGAGATTATCGAAAACGGTGAATAGGGCATAGCTACCAGCAATAAAAGCCATAACTGCAGTAAAGAAAACAGTGGCGCCGATACCCGCATATTTATTTTGTTCGCCAATAGAACAATTTTCTAAAATGGCTGTATCAGAGCCAGAGCACATAATGAAAAACTTTTTAAGCATAATTGATGTTTATTTTAGTAACTCAGCTTAGGGCTAGTTAGGTGAATTGTTAATTAGAACGTAAACTGTTTCAATTTGTTACATGTTCAAAATAAAAAAATCTCATTCCTTTGGTTGAGAATGAGATTTAGATGACAATGATTTAGAAGTCTTTATTCTTTTACCTGAATCATGATTGGTGCATTCTTTTTGCCGTCGGCAGTTTTTATATCGAATAGTTGAAGATTATCACCTTTCTGAGCCTTTGCAACCTCAATTTTTGAAGATTCGTCTAAAGAGTTAGAATTTATCATTAGCGTTTTTACACCCGGAATCTTAAGCTTATAACTTGTAATCTCGCTTCCTTCAATTTCAAGATTTAATTTTAATAATTCATCTTGAGTCATAACAATCATATAATCCTGAGGCTTTTTGCCGTTAACCAAGATTGGTTTGTCTTGTGGTAGGGGTTTAGAACCGATAGGAGCGGTCGTTATATAGACTTTTGGTTTTGCGCTGTTGCTATTTTTTGTCTCAATGTTGAGTTTTCTGTTATTCTTTAAAGCATCGATTGCTTGGTCTGATGACACCGATTTTCCCTCTAGGTAAAAATCAGCATCTTTTTTCGCCATTTCTACCAAGTGGTCTATTGGGTCTTTTGGTTTTGGAGGAGGTGGTGGAGGAGTAGGAATTCTAAGATTATCGCCATATCCGGGTCGGTTATTCTTAAATTCTGCAACGACTTTATCATCCTGATAAACCTTGGAAATGTTTTGCCCCGGCACCACATCCGAAGAATTGACTTGAGATTTACTTACCACAACACCATTTGAATTTACTTCAAACCCTTTGCGGTTATAATATTTGGTATTATCATTAACAGTAACATAAAAATGAGGTTTCCCTGCGATTATCTTAAATCCTGTTTGATACTCTTGATTTTGATTCGGAGATTCTTCAGCAATAATTTCTTCCCCATTAAACTCTAATGGATCGGTGGTAATTTGGATATTAGAATCTTCGTAAATAATTGTTTCCCCGCTCAATGATTTTGATGGGTTTGGAGCGGTTGGTGGAGGAGGAGGTAATCGAACCTCAGGATACAGTTCCGCTTTTGCCTTTTGAGCATCAGTCATAAGATTATAGATGTATTCGATTCTTTCTAATTCTGATTTCTTAACCATCATATGATCAGATTCCATCTCATTATATTTTTTTGCAAGTCTGTTGTACTCTTTGATTTGATCATCGTTGGCAGACGTTAGATGTATTATGGTATCTCCAAGCGTTACAGCGTGTACGTCATTAATGATATAGCCGTTTTCAGATAATATAATGCTTTCCAAGTATTCAGTCGTGATGACATCTCTTATCTGATAAATTAAACTAAGCTTAACTCCATCGTTAGTTGATAATGATAAATTTGACTTTTTAGAATCTATCAGTTTTATAAAGTCATTTTTAAGTGAAGCAAATGATGTCCTTTGGCCATTAAGCTTTAGTTTTAAAGAATTCTTTTCAAGAACTAAAATGGGTGTTTCATACTTACTTGCCGCGTTCTCAAGGTTAGTTGTTGCTTGCTCAGTCTGATTTAATTTATTAGAATAGATTGTTTCAGTTTTCTTCTCACTAAATCCATAAACTGTAAAGGCCAACAATGGCAAAATCATAAGGGTTCTAAGCAAAAATGCGTTTTTTGAAGTTTTTGTTTTCATGACTGTAAATCGTTTTTTGATTGATGAATAATTTATGGCGTTCGCCATTTCGGGTGAATTGGAATGCGATGAAAATTCAAGTAATAACTGCTGATAAGAAAGATGTTCTATTCCTTGCTCTAGAACGGCTCTATCGGCCAAAAATTCGTGATTTAGTTTAATGTCTTTTCTCAGTAAATAGATTAAAGGATTAAACCAGAATATAATTTGAAGAATCTCTAGAAATAAAATATCTGCAGAATGCTTTTGCTTGGCATGCGTTTGTTCGTGAATAAAGACTTCTTCAGGAATTGCATTTAAATAGTACTTGTCCCGATTAAGAAATATAAAGTTGAAAAAGGTATGGGGTGCAAGCAGATCAGATAACAGTACATTAATAAACGGCGTGTCTTTGACTCTTGGATTTTGCTTTATCTTTTTAATTATATCAGATAGATTCTTTAGGAAGCGTGCCGTAAAAACAGCAACACCTAATAAATATATACTCCATAATATAGCTGGTAAATAATCTTGAAATGTTTTTTCTGCCGCAACGAATTCATGGTTTGCTTGTGGAACTTCTTCA
Encoded here:
- a CDS encoding Signal transducer regulating beta-lactamase production, contains metallopeptidase domain — protein: MIPFILKFSACLALFMLLYKLLFEETSAHSFKRFYLLFAVLVSLSIPIITFTEYIEVPAPTMSFVEEVPQANHEFVAAEKTFQDYLPAILWSIYLLGVAVFTARFLKNLSDIIKKIKQNPRVKDTPFINVLLSDLLAPHTFFNFIFLNRDKYYLNAIPEEVFIHEQTHAKQKHSADILFLEILQIIFWFNPLIYLLRKDIKLNHEFLADRAVLEQGIEHLSYQQLLLEFSSHSNSPEMANAINYSSIKKRFTVMKTKTSKNAFLLRTLMILPLLAFTVYGFSEKKTETIYSNKLNQTEQATTNLENAASKYETPILVLEKNSLKLKLNGQRTSFASLKNDFIKLIDSKKSNLSLSTNDGVKLSLIYQIRDVITTEYLESIILSENGYIINDVHAVTLGDTIIHLTSANDDQIKEYNRLAKKYNEMESDHMMVKKSELERIEYIYNLMTDAQKAKAELYPEVRLPPPPPTAPNPSKSLSGETIIYEDSNIQITTDPLEFNGEEIIAEESPNQNQEYQTGFKIIAGKPHFYVTVNDNTKYYNRKGFEVNSNGVVVSKSQVNSSDVVPGQNISKVYQDDKVVAEFKNNRPGYGDNLRIPTPPPPPPKPKDPIDHLVEMAKKDADFYLEGKSVSSDQAIDALKNNRKLNIETKNSNSAKPKVYITTAPIGSKPLPQDKPILVNGKKPQDYMIVMTQDELLKLNLEIEGSEITSYKLKIPGVKTLMINSNSLDESSKIEVAKAQKGDNLQLFDIKTADGKKNAPIMIQVKE